In one Culex quinquefasciatus strain JHB chromosome 2, VPISU_Cqui_1.0_pri_paternal, whole genome shotgun sequence genomic region, the following are encoded:
- the LOC119767772 gene encoding uncharacterized protein LOC119767772 → MDATLKATLQARRVSLLAALGRAESFQAEYDHERDQMEVQLRLAHIEEASSKLEDIQQQLEDDETDDAGKVVHEGIRASFETRLFKIKSFLLSKQRLIPQPRNPSPPHASSTLSGIKLPTITLPEFDGDYQKWLAFHDLFVALIHNNPDLPDVQKFHYLRGVVVGKAAGYIDTYDINAANYQIAWDTLVERYNNEYLLKKRHLQALFELPPMEHETASSLHSLVDEFQRHIKILDQLKEPTASWSTVLEHLLCTRLHVDTINLWEDHASTLSNPDFQSLIEFLQRRMRVLESISVNNNHSSSNGATSSHQSPRPASKKRSSQRLSTYASTASSGPAADCAACGLAHPLYKCHKFGQLSVPERQRIVSNKHLCYNCLGAHQVRNCSSKRSCRHCQQRHHSLLHAGHADNSPRTNSGATAPTQASGQLEVSASVVSTKQEVATPTEVVPQVEVSVPLQQPKENVFLLTVLIKVVDSLGMEHVARALLDSASQPNLITDRMARILRLKRAPASVVIQGAGQMSTPVRHSVSTEVRSRKSDFSCGINFLVMDKLTAELPSHNISTSGWNIPVELFLADPTFNERQPIDMVLGAKHFHSFFPSAARIHLDGSLPILVDSVFGWIVTGSASQASSTPTETAHSYSVLAMMSLEESMERFWKTEELTINDKLSVEERDCESLFQSTTTRTPEGRYVVRYPRKPGFENLLSDSKTAALRRFRLLERRLERDAQLKEDYHKFMREYVELGHMQLVEPDEKDKTPSCYLPHHPVFKDSSTTTKVRVVFDGSAATSTGFSLNQALCVGPVVQEDLLSLLLRFRNYPVALVADAAKMYRQVLVHPEDRRLQRIFWRFSPDSPIQTYELQTQLAQDEGHEYPLGGPALESNFYVDDFIGGADTVEDAIRLRKELTELLAKGGFEMRKWTSNRLEVLRGLNQDQIGTQSSLQFGPNEMVKALGIGWEPEADVLRFDSQINQCKGPPTKQFILSTIARLYDPLGHIAPVVVTAKIIMQECWQLKCDWNDPVPDNIRIKWEKFFKELPEIRSYRIDRYALQPDSTYQLHTFCDASKDAYGACCYIRCEDRHGNVRVTFLASKSRVAPLRGLNVPRLEANAAVLGVHLHFRIKQALKIKISDSYFWTDSAVVLQWIQANPNTWKTYVANRVAEIQFYTRGCHWNHVPTKDNPADLVSRGMTVPNFLNCETWKNATSWICSNPRDWPRTNPPSVPADIMEARVVAAVTEKPPQVHPWFLRWHSYRRLVHSIGFVLRFIDNTRQKARTTRTSDTPVRRALTVEQFAKAKTVLTRLAQQDSFSTELKELEKGKPVPKQSNIYKMSPFIDAERVLRVGGRLKLSQLPFQAKHPALLPGSHPFARILTEFYHQKLFHGGGRLLLTAMREEFWPIGGRILARSVVRNCFRCVRLNPELIQQQIGQLPAQRIIPSRPFSVVGVDYAGPLYLKPIHKRAAPAKAYICLFVCFATKAVHIELVGDLSTPAFLAALRRFIGRRGVPSHIHSDNGKNFEGAKNELARLYTMLTHDAEQEKIHEFCTAEGITWHLTPPKAPHFGGLWESAVKVAKKHLFRQLGPSRLSFEDMCTVLTQIESHMNSRPLLPLSEDPNDLAALTPAHFLIGTSMHALPDPDLRHIPVNRLDHYQHLQLHAQQFWAHWRREYLQELLRDTKGYQRNDDIQPGRLVIVVDELQGPLRWPLARIEAVHPGPDGIVRVVSLRTASGGIITRPAVKICLLPVPLSPEAPHTTPQPVSTVDSWC, encoded by the exons ATGGATGCGACGCTGAAGGCGACGCTGCAGGCTCGAAGAGTGTCGTTGTTGGCGGCGCTGGGTCGGGCAGAGAGCTTTCAAGCGGAGTACGACCACGAACGGGACCAGATGGAGGTGCAGCTGAGGCTGGCCCACATCGAGGAAGCGAGCTCCAAGCTCGAGGACATCCAGCAGCAGCTGGAGGACGACGAAACCGATGATGCGGGTAAGGTGGTACACGAGGGAATTCGGGCTAGTTTTGAAACGCGTCTGTTCAAAATAAAAAGCTTCCTTCTGTCCAAACAACGTCTCATTCCTCAACCACGCAATCCCTCCCCCCCGCACGCATCCTCCACTCTCTCTGGCATTAAGCTTCCGACGATTACGCTTCCTGAATTTGATGGGGACTATCAGAAATGGTTGGCTTTTCACGATCTGTTTGTGGCGCTCATCCACAACAATCCCGACCTTCCTGACGTTCAGAAGTTTCACTATTTGAGGGGAGTTGTCGTTGGGAAGGCAGCCGGCTACATCGACACGTACGACATCAATGCGGCCAACTACCAAATCGCTTGGGACACTCTTGTGGAGCGCTACAACAACGAGTACCTGCTGAAAAAACGTCATCTACAAGCCCTCTTCGAACTGCCACCGATGGAACACGAGACCGCATCCAGCCTCCACTCCCTGGTCGACGAGTTCCAGAGGCACATCAAGATTCTGGACCAGCTCAAAGAACCAACCGCTTCTTGGAGCACCGTTCTCGAGCATTTGCTGTGCACACGATTGCACGTCGACACCATCAATCTCTGGGAGGACCACGCTTCGACGCTTTCCAATCCGGACTTCCAGAGCCTGATCGAGTTCTTGCAGCGCCGAATGAGGGTTCTGGAATCTATTTCGGTAAACAACAACCATTCTTCGTCCAATGGGGCTACCAGCTCGCATCAGTCGCCCCGCCCCGCGTCGAAGAAACGGAGCTCGCAGCGCCTTTCGACGTACGCCTCCACCGCTAGTTCAGGACCTGCCGCGGATTGTGCAGCGTGTGGACTCGCGCATCCTCTCTACAAATGCCACAAGTTTGGCCAGCTTTCTGTCCCTGAGCGTCAGCGGATTGTGAGCAACAAACACCTCTGCTACAACTGTTTGGGGGCACACCAGGTGAGGAATTGTTCGTCCAAGCGCTCCTGCAGGCACTGTCAACAGCGGCATCATTCGCTCCTTCACGCGGGACATGCTGATAACTCGCCAAGAACCAACAGCGGTGCAACGGCACCCACACAAGCGAGCGGGCAGTTGGAAGTATCCGCTTCGGTCGTCTCAACCAAGCAAGAGGTCGCTACGCCCACCGAGGTCGTTCCACAGGTCGAAGTCAGCGTTCCACTTCAGCAGCCCAAGGAAAACGTGTTCCTGCTTACTGTGCTGATCAAGGTCGTCGATTCGTTGGGAATGGAACACGTGGCCCGCGCATTGCTGGACAGCGCCTCCCAACCTAATCTCATCACCGATCGCATGGCAAGAATTCTGCGGCTCAAGCGAGCCCCTGCGAGCGTGGTGATCCAAGGCGCAGGCCAGATGTCAACACCAGTTCGGCATTCCGTCTCCACCGAAGTGCGGTCGAGAAAGAGCGATTTCTCCTGCGGGATCAACTTTCTTGTCATGGACAAACTGACTGCGGAGCTTCCAAGCCACAACATCTCAACGTCGGGTTGGAACATTCCGGTGGAACTCTTCCTCGCCGATCCGACCTTCAATGAACGGCAGCCGATCGACATGGTTCTCGGAGCAAAGCATTTTCACTCTTTCTTCCCTAGCGCAGCTCGCATTCACCTCGACGGTTCACTTCCGATTCTAGTAGACAGCGTTTTCGGCTGGATTGTCACCGGTTCCGCCAGCCAAGCTTCGTCCACACCAACCGAAACCGCACACTCGTACTCGGTACTCGCGATGATGTCGCTGGAGGAGAGCATGGAGCGATTTTGGAAGACGGAGGAACTCACAATCAACGACAAGCTTTCCGTCGAGGAGCGAGACTGCGAATCCTTGTTCCAGTCGACAACAACGCGCACGCCGGAGGGTCGCTACGTGGTACGTTACCCCCGCAAACCAGGTTTCGAAAACTTGCTGAGTGACTCCAAGACCGCAGCTTTGCGACGATTCCGACTGCTTGAGCGACGGCTAGAGCGAGACGCACAGCTCAAGGAGGACTACCACAAGTTCATGCGGGAGTATGTCGAGCTGGGCCACATGCAGCTGGTTGAACCTGATGAGAAGGACAAGACGCCATCGTGCTACCTACCCCACCACCCCGTCTTTAAGGACTCCAGCACGACGACCAAGGTTCGGGTCGTCTTCGACGGTTCAGCAGCGACTTCTACGGGATTTTCGCTCAACCAAGCACTCTGCGTCGGACCTGTGGTTCAAGAGGACCTTCTCTCGCTCCTGCTCCGCTTCCGGAACTACCCTGTAGCCCTCGTAGCGGACGCAGCCAAAATGTACCGGCAGGTTCTCGTCCACCCAGAGGACAGAAGGCTGCAGCGCATCTTCTGGCGGTTCTCGCCAGACTCACCCATCCAAACGTACGAACTACAGACC CAACTCGCCCAGGACGAGGGTCACGAGTACCCGTTGGGCGGCCCAGCGCTCGAAAGCAACTTCTACGTAGATGACTTCATTGGTGGCGCTGATACGGTCGAGGACGCCATACGCTTGCGGAAGGAGCTTACGGAACTGCTGGCCAAGGGAGGGTTCGAGATGCGGAAGTGGACATCAAACCGTCTCGAGGTACTGCGAGGACTGAACCAAGACCAAATCGGTACGCAGTCGAGTCTGCAGTTTGGTCCGAACGAGATGGTAAAGGCGCTGGGGATTGGATGGGAGCCCGAGGCCGACGTTCTGCGATTCGACTCGCAAATCAACCAGTGCAAGGGACCTCCCACAAAGCAGTTCATCCTCTCAACAATCGCTCGACTCTACGATCCTCTAGGTCACATCGCACCCGTAGTTGTCACCGCCAAGATCATCATGCAGGAATGCTGGCAGCTGAAGTGTGACTGGAACGACCCGGTGCCGGACAACATTCGGATCAAGTGGGAGAAATTCTTCAAGGAACTTCCAGAAATCCGGTCCTACCGGATCGACCGCTACGCACTCCAGCCTGACTCCACTTACCAACTGCACACATTCTGCGACGCGTCTAAGGACGCTTACGGAGCTTGTTGCTACATCCGCTGTGAAGACCGACACGGCAATGTACGAGTCACGTTCTTAGCATCAAAATCTCGGGTCGCCCCGCTCAGAGGACTGAACGTCCCTCGCTTGGAAGCAAACGCTGCTGTACTCGGAGTCCACCTTCACTTCCGGATCAAGCAGGCACTCAAGATCAAAATCTCGGACTCGTACTTCTGGACAGACTCAGCTGTCGTACTGCAGTGGATCCAAGCAAACCCGAACACCTGGAAGACGTACGTAGCGAACCGTGTCGCTGAGATCCAGTTCTACACGCGCGGCTGTCATTGGAATCACGTGCCGACCAAGGACAATCCGGCGGACCTGGTGTCCCGCGGGATGACGGTGCCGAACTTCTTGAACTGCGAGACCTGGAAGAATGCAACAAGTTGGATCTGCTCAAACCCACGAGACTGGCCGAGGACCAACCCACCAAGCGTTCCGGCGGACATCATGGAAGCTCGCGTAGTCGCCGCCGTGACAGAGAAGCCGCCGCAAGTTCACCCCTGGTTCCTGCGCTGGCACTCGTACAGACGGCTGGTCCACTCGATCGGATTCGTCCTCCGATTCATCGACAACACCAGGCAGAAAGCGAGAACAACCAGAACGAGCGACACACCTGTGCGGCGTGCCCTAACGGTGGAGCAGTTTGCCAAAGCGAAAACGGTGCTAACTCGTCTAGCACAGCAGGACTCCTTCAGCACCGAACTGAAGGAACTCGAAAAGGGGAAGCCGGTGCCAAAACAGTCCAACATCTACAAAATGAGCCCATTCATCGATGCAGAGAGAGTGTTGAGAGTGGGGGGTCGACTAAAGCTTTCCCAACTGCCCTTCCAAGCCAAACACCCAGCCTTACTCCCTGGTTCCCATCCCTTCGCTCGCATCCTCACCGAATTCTACCACCAAAAACTTTTCCACGGCGGCGGGCGCCTGCTACTGACCGCCATGCGCGAGGAATTCTGGCCCATCGGTGGTCGCATTCTTGCCAGAAGCGTGGTGCGTAATTGCTTCCGTTGCGTTAGACTGAATCCCGAACTGATTCAGCAGCAGATCGGCCAACTTCCGGCTCAACGGATCATCCCTAGTCGCCCATTTAGCGTCGTCGGCGTAGACTACGCAGGTCCACTGTACCTGAAGCCGATACACAAACGTGCTGCACCGGCCAAGGCCTATATTTGCCTTTTTGTGTGCTTCGCGACGAAGGCCGTTCACATTGAACTTGTTGGAGATCTCTCCACCCCCGCATTCCTTGCTGCGCTGCGCAGGTTCATCGGGCGACGCGGAGTGCCATCTCACATTCACTCCGACAATGGCAAGAACTTTGAAGGCGCCAAGAACGAACTTGCCCGGCTGTACACAATGCTCACCCACGACGCCGAACAGGAGAAAATCCACGAATTCTGCACAGCCGAAGGGATCACCTGGCATCTCACTCCCCCAAAAGCGCCCCACTTCGGAGGATTATGGGAATCTGCCGTAAAGGTCGCCAAGAAGCACCTGTTCCGGCAGCTTGGTCCGTCAAGATTGTCGTTCGAGGACATGTGCACCGTGCTCACACAAATCGAATCCCACATGAACTCCCGACCACTTCTTCCACTGAGTGAAGACCCGAACGACCTCGCCGCTCTAACGCCGGCCCATTTCCTAATCGGAACATCGATGCACGCCCTGCCCGACCCAGATCTGCGCCACATTCCAGTCAACCGCCTAGACCACTATCAGCATCTCCAGCTCCACGCCCAACAATTTTGGGCCCACTGGCGACGCGAATACCTTCAGGAGCTGCTGAGGGACACCAAGGGTTACCAGCGGAACGACGATATCCAACCCGGTAGACTCGTGATCGTCGTCGACGAACTGCAAGGACCACTCCGCTGGCCACTTGCCCGGATCGAAGCCGTTCATCCTGGACCAGACGGCATCGTACGAGTTGTGTCGCTGCGAACGGCCAGCGGTGGAATCATCACCAGACCAGCTGTTAAAATCTGCTTGCTTCCCGTGCCGCTGTCTCCTGAGGCTCCACACACCACACCGCAACCGG TTAGCACCGTCGACAGCTGGTGCTGA